One genomic region from Prionailurus bengalensis isolate Pbe53 chromosome C1, Fcat_Pben_1.1_paternal_pri, whole genome shotgun sequence encodes:
- the BEST4 gene encoding bestrophin-4 yields the protein MTVSYTLKVAEARFGGFSGLLLRWRGSIYKLLYKEFLLFIALYALLSITYRLLLTQEQRHVYAQVAQYCNRSADLIPLSFVLGFYVTLVVNRWWAQYTSIPLPDQLMCVISASVHGVDQHGRLLRRTLIRYANLASVLVLRSVSTRVLKRFPTMEHVVDAGFMSQEERKKFESLKSDFNKYWIPCVWFTNLAAQARRDGRIRDDIALCLLLEELNKYRAKCSMLFHYDWISIPLVYTQVVTIAVYSYFALSLVGRQFVEPEAGPAKPREPLEPGQEPASTLGDLDMYVPLTTLLQFFFYAGWLKVAEQIINPFGEDDDDFETNQLIDRNLQVSLLSVDDMYQNLPPAEKDLYWDEDSAQPPYTVATAAEALRPSFLGSTFNLRVSDDPEQNVQVDTSPGSARPLPAAQTPLLGHLFAAGAPSPAISLRTFGRLRGAPRTPHLLRLRAEEGGDPEAADRIEEASVGSGDEAGEP from the exons ATGACGGTTTCATACACCCTCAAAGTGGCGGAGGCTCGCTTCGGAGGCTTCTCTGGCTTGCTTCTCCGTTGGAGGGGAAGCATCTACAAGCTCCTCTACAAAGAGTTCCTCCTCTTCATCGCCCTGTATGCTCTGCTCAGCATCACTTACCG GTTGCTGCTGACCCAGGAGCAGAGGCATGTATATGCTCAGGTGGCCCAATACTGTAATCGTTCGGCAGATCTCATCCCCTTATCCTTTGTACTGG GTTTCTACGTGACCCTGGTGGTGAACCGCTGGTGGGCCCAGTATACAAGCATCCCGCTGCCAGACCAGCTGATGTGCGTCATCTCGGCCAGCGTGCACGGCGTAGACCAGCATGGCCGCCTGCTGCGCCGTACCCTCATCCGCTATGCCAACCTGGCGTCTGTGCTGGTGCTGCGCTCAGTCAGCACCCGCGTGCTCAAGCGTTTCCCCACTATGGAGCACGTGGTGGATGCAG GTTTCATGtcccaggaagagaggaaaaagtttGAGAGCCTGAAATCTGACTTCAACAAGTACTGGATCCCATGTGTCTGGTTTACTAACCTGGCGGCCCAGGCCCGGAGGGATGGGAGAATCCGTGATGACATTGCTCTCTGCCTGCTCCTCGAA GAGCTGAACAAGTACCGGGCCAAGTGCAGCATGCTATTCCACTATGACTGGATCAGCATACCTCTCGTCTACACCCAA GTGGTGACCATAGCCGTATACTCCTACTTTGCCCTCTCCCTGGTCGGCCGCCAGTTTgtggagccagaggcagggcctgCCAAACCTCGGGAGCCATTAGAGCCAGGCCAGGAGCCAGCGTCTACTCTGGGGGACCTGGACATGTATGTGCCTCTCACCACTCTGCTGCAGTTCTTCTTCTATGCTGGCTGGCTCAAG GTGGCCGAACAGATTATCAACCCCTTTGGGGAGGATGATGATGACTTTGAGACTAACCAGCTCATAGACCGCAACTTACAG GTGTCCCTGCTCTCCGTAGACGACATGTACCAGAACCTGCCTCCCGCCGAGAAGGACCTGTACTGGGACGAAGACTCAGCGCAGCCGCCTTACACGGTGGCCACGGCAGCAGAGGCTCTGCGGCCTTCCTTCCTGGGCTCCACCTTCAACCTTCG CGTGAGCGACGACCCCGAGCAGAACGTGCAGGTGGACACGTCCCCAGGGTCCGCTAGGCCGCTCCCGGCCGCGCAGACCCCGTTGCTCGGCCACTTGTTTGCCGCAGGAGCACCCTCGCCCGCGATCAGCCTCCGGACCTTTGGCCGCTTACGCGGAGCTCCCCGGACCCCTCATCTACTGCGCTTGCGAGCGGAGGAGGGCGGCGACCCCGAGGCCGCGGACCGCATTGAGGAGGCGTCGGTGGGGTCAGGGGACGAGGCCGGGGAGCCCTGA